The Aspergillus nidulans FGSC A4 chromosome VII nucleotide sequence TTATGCATGGCACGAGCTCATTAATCTATCCTTATAAAGCACACTCAAAAGCCTACCCCCAGCCTTTGAGAGCTACAAGAACTCGACGCGAATGCGCCAACGCTGATCACCATGAGATTGCACTTTCTACCACTTGTCGCGCTCTGCGCGACTACCGCCAGCAGCCTTGCTTTCGATTCTTCTACCAGCCAGCCACCAGGCGCCCAAGTATACTCTGTCAACGATGCAGCCGGGCTCAAAAGGATCGGCGCCCATCATCCAAAATATCATGATAGGCGGACGGTGACGATCCGCTCTTCGCATAATGATACGGATGACGTGTCGGCTGATTTCCTCTGGGGAATTCGTCGCGCGAACCATGGCGGTAGATTGCTTCTAAAGAAGGGGCAGAAGTATGTCATTGGAAGGAAGCTTGATCTATCTTTTTTAGATAATGTTGAGGTGCAGTTGGACGGCGAGTTGAAGGTATCTCTCCATTCTGTGCGAAGCTTCCAATCGCATTGCTGACTGGACGCGGCCCAGTTCACTGACGACGTGCCGTACTGGCAAGAGAATAACTTTTACTACGATTTCCAGAAATCGATCTCATTCTGGCGATGGGGAGGGCACGATGTCCGCATCTTTGGAAGGGGAACGCTGAATGGAAACGGGCAGCGGTGGTATAACGAGTTTGCCGGGCAGGAGATCTTGGTATTCTTCAgtcttctttttctatttCGAAACCGATGACCAACTAACAGGTTGAAGGACCCTGACAACACATACTACCGGCCTATCCTCTTCGTAGCAGAGAACGCAACCCGTCTCTCGGTTGAAGGCATCACGGAGCTCAACTCGCCGTGCTGGACAAATTTCCTCGTAAATAGCAAAGATATCTCGTTCGATAACGTTTTCATCAATGCCTATTCCACAAATGCGTCGGTATGTTGTTCGGAACTAGTCTCACAGCTGAAACCTTCAATTAACCATGACAGGCCGAACCAAAAAACACAGATGGATTCGACTCACTTAACGTCAATGGACTGTCCGTGACTAATACCCGTGTCGATATTGGAGACGACTGCTTCTCGCCGAAACCTAACACTACCAACATCTTTGTGCAGAATCTGTGGTGCAATAACACTCACGGCGTCTCCATGGGAAGTATAGGGCAATACCCGGGTGTTCTAGACATTATTGAGCACGCGTATATTGAAAACGTCACACTTCTTAATGGCGAGGTACGTCTCTTTCCGATATCATGCTGAGAAGCCTGTCATGCGGATCGAGTCTGACGGTTGATAGAACGGCGCCCGTCTCAAAGCATGGGCCGGCGAGGACGTCGGCTACGGCCGCATCAATAACATCACATACAAGAACATCCATGTTGAAAacactgattaccccatcGTCCTAGACCAGTGCTACTTCAACATTCCGGCGGACGAGTGCGCGAGCTACCCGTCACAAGTCAACGTCACGAACATCGTCTTTGAGAATGTGTACGGAACGTCGTCTGGGGCCGAAGGGAACGTCGTTGCTGAACTCATTTGTTCACCCAATGCGATCTGTGAGGATATCAAGCTGAAGGGCATTAATCTCACGACGCCCGAGGGAGAAAAGGGGGTCGTTGTTTGTGATGGGATTTCTGGAGGCGTTGGAGTTGAATGTCAGTCTTCAGAGTAAGCAATTGGTGGTTGTGGGAACACTTATGCCAGTGAAATTCCTCCAAAAATTGCCTTCTTTTATTGTTCGCTTTCAGCTTGATATAACTGCTTTGTCTTCCTGGGCCATCTGATGTATGGTTTCAACGTATGGATGAAGTTCTAAATGGGCAGATTGTGATCAAGCATTGATAGGACTTGAGATAGGAAAGGTGCGGTTCAGGTATACACTGTTCGTGAGCAGTTAGAATGTCTTAGCATGAAAGAGCCTGAGTACTGCGGTGAGTGACATGTGCTCAGAGCTGTCTGGTTCAATTTCAACAAATTTCTCTCATCCTCACTTCAGCTTCTGCCTTTTCGATCCTTTCAACCCACCACACAACCATACTCTCGATCGTTTTGTAGAATCTCTTATATCATGGCAAAGCTTCTCGAACTCCCAAacgagatcctcctcctgATCTTTTCTTACTTTGACAGTTTTATATACAAAAGCGAGCTGCAAGCTCTGTGTCTAACCTCGAAGCTCCTCTATTCCATCTCGCAACCCATTTTATACACTCAATTCGTCCGAGAAGTCCACTGCCAGTGCTGTCACAACGAAGGCACCCCTCCTGGACGTATTGTGCCTATGGTCCTCTTCACGAGGACCATAGTCGCTCGGCCTGATCTCGCCAGTCGAGTCCGAGCTGCTAGCTTCGATACCTTCGAGACCGACTTTGATGACGCAGATGTCTGTGGAACGGAGTTCGATTTTGATACTTTCAGAACGCTTGCGTCCGGGTTCCAACAGCTTTCTTCTAGCTCTAGGGTTCAGTTATTTATAAAGGCCgcggcgatgatgtcgaaCCCTTACCTGCTCGTCTTAACATCTCGCATGCCGAACCTCGAGCACCTGGAGTTGACGCTCGGGCCGGAAGGGTTAACTGATCTAGAGCCTTTGTTCACCCGGTGGGCGAGAACGACCATGGTCGAACAGCCATATCTGAGGAACTTAAAGTCAGTTGTGCTAAGAGACATGACACATACCCAGTCCCTCTCGATGATCAACGTCGATTTTGTCATGGAGCTGCCTCAGCTAGAGGATTTCACAATAATATACCTCAATGGTGAAACTGAAGGATGCCCGCCCTTCGAGTTCGAACCAGCCTCCCTGAACATCTCAAGCCTTACCATCATGGAGGCCTGTCTCGACGCTAAAACCCTGAAAAGGATAATGACAGCATGCAAAGACCTCAAAGTCTTCAACTATTTCGGCCACAACTTCGACGGTAAGAATATGACCGAAACCGTTCAGTTCGACCCCTCAGAGCTTGTGTCCATTCTTGAGAGGCACAAGGACAATCTCCTCACTGTCCGCTGCAATCTTGACTGGGAAGGCATTCGCCCTACCCGTTGGAACAGATGCTCAAAGTACGGTTCATTCGCTTCCTTGAAGAGCCTCACGCATCTTGAAATCGACCAGTATCCTTACACCCCCAAGCAAGAGCTCCCGCCTTCCATTCACTGTCTGCATATTAAGAACATCAGCTTCCCGATCTTCGACACTGTGGGTTCGCTCCACATGCGCACTGTCAATATGCCTGAGTACGGCTTCTACGATGAGCTTCCGAACTTCGCACACCTCACCCTAGAGCCCCGCGACGGCATTCCGAATGGGATGCTCAAAGTCCATACTCGATACGACCACCTCGATGATGACTCCAAGGTAGCATCGCGATTTGAACTCGCTTGTGAGAGGCTCTTGGATATCGTAGAAGAATGTCGTTTCATGGTTCATGTCGATAATGAGGTCTGGGAAAGTTTCTATGATTGGTGACTTTAATGCATATTGACCGAGATTGCTCAAGGCAACAGGTGCAAGCTGGGCCCAGTGTCCactgttgttgttgttgtttcCGATGCCGGCTTGCCTATAACCCCTTGACGTTGTTCAGCGGCGTAACTCGAATCAGTGATGCGAGTACTGTTCTGGCAATACCAAGATTGGATATCGAGTTCGGGGATAACTTCAGTGGTCAAAACATTGTTGTGTCCTACCCTTCTAAAAGGTCCGTAGGTAGTCCATCTCGCTACGAAGTGCATGGACATGGATGATCAACACGAGGTTGTATTGTTTGTATTTGCTAGCTAGTGTCCAGATGTCATAAACTCCGTCAGCAATCATGAAGAACATCAATTACATCATTCCTCGCCTGGTCGCTTCATCTCGCGCGACGCCTGACCTATCTCTATCCAGCGCATCATCTGTGGCCGCGCTTCATCATGCATCCTGGCTGTTAGTCCCGGCGTCCGTCGAGCCTTCAGCCGCCTTACGTCCATAGAGATCTCTGTTACTTCTGGCGCCCTCTCGTATGGTCCTCAGCACCTGGACTGCCACATACACAAGGCCCATAACGCCAGCAATGACGGAATAGGCAATAACAGCGCTCTTAGGCGTATACGGACTGCTGTCAATACCTACCAACTTAAAGCCAAGCCCACCAGTTATAACACCTAAGATGATAGCCAAACGACCAAGCCATCGATGGAGAACGGAAAAATAACTCTTTTTCCCTGTGCGCCGAAaatgcagatgctgcagcagacccATGGCTGGTTGGAGCAGAATGAGCAGTCCAACAACAATGAGCCCGAGTATTGGGTGGGCATGATCCAAAATATCACCGTCCGTTCCCATTTTAAGACCCAGACCCATCCCTGCAATAACGGAGGAGAGAGTGAATATCTGAAGTGGCGCATGCACCTTGGCGACAACACCGCGCATGGGAATGGCAACAAGCAGCCCAAAAAATGGAAACAGAAGAACAAATGCAATGCTCATGATAAAGCCGTGAGCAATCAGCATACGCGCGTTGCTTCTCGCACCTCCTCCTACCTCACTAGGCTGATTCAAGGGGTCTCTTGGATCGTAGTCCAGGAAAGGGTTGTCCATGGTCGAGACGGCATTTGCCAACGCCACATTTGTCGAACCAAAGTCATTGTGGATGCTTATCTCGGCTTCTGGGCTCTCGGAGTCGAGAGATGTCCCGTCCCTATATGCAAATATCCATGGGGAACTGGCTAAATAGTTGCAGGTGTCGCAGCGCACATTCGCCGTCATCACACCATTTTGAATGCCACTTCCCTCAAGGAGGGAGATCTTGGCGCTAGGGTTGTACCTTGGTGGTACATGGCCTGTCCCTAGACGAGGTGATAGAGTTACGTTgcttgatgacgacgagTATAGGACGAAAATGTCGGCACCCGTCATCTGTGTCCCCTGACCAAGAGCTACCCATTGCAAAGTCGTCGGAGCGCGAATCTGAAAGAAGATAGGCCCCGAGCCGGTAGATACAGTGCTCCTGGGAGCTGTGATGCTATAAAAAATATCGCTCTGGCCGCCGGGCGAGAATGTGTCGATATGGGCCCCCACGAAAGAACCTATTCGAGTCAGCACATCCATTGTGGGACAAAAGGAACAAAGAGATAAAGAAGTCTTACAGAGTCCCAGTACGAGGGCCTTAGCAGAGAATATGGAGTACTTCATCCCGAATCCCGGTCTGTGATTACTGGGCAGATTTGTATATGAGGACGATGGAGCAGACAGAAGGCCCCGGGGCAATTGAATCTGGGCTTTATATACCCAAGGAAAGGAATGACAAAAATTGCAAAAACTCTGAAACGCTGCCATAGAAGGATCAGCGGCTTGGGTTTATGAAAGCTTCGTACTCCCGAATGCATTGCCCAGCCCTCCTTTGTTGGACGCATTGCTCATTATCCCGATTGACTTCACATCTTCCGCCGGGCTCTCAAACCTTAATGGTCACCTTTGATTGGCATGATTCTACAACTTTGAGATGTCTCACGCTGGCATCTGGACTCGTACTTGGCCTTTCTTGGCCCCTTCATTGCTTGCGCGTCCATCATGCATTTACTTTTGTCAATCTGATAGGAGCACACAGAGCACACTGGGTGCTTGCTCCTGGGAATAGATCAGCTGCTTACCAACTGTCATCGAAGGACTTAAAACGGCATACTCAACTCATGAAGTCACGTCAAGAGCAAACCTGGATTGTTGGGAACTCAGTTCATGGTGAAGCATGAGCGGTCTCCCGCGATCCTGGCCTCGTTCACCGATACTAGAGCCGCCCGAATCAACGACTTCACATACGCAAGGAAGCCGTTTCTACCCTGCAGATGTCGGTGGAACCTACAAACGAAAAGAATGAAAAACTGAACGACACTTTATTGGCGAAAGCTCTTCTGGGATGTGACAGAACGCATAAACGGTAGTTGCTCTGGCCTTGGGACTCCTTGCATGGTCGCACTAATATGTACAGTATCAACAAGCACTTGAGGTGCCAACGCAATTCAAGAAGGTTGAATCCAATTCTGGGAACGAAAATGGTCCTACTTTGTGAGGTTATGAAAAAGCCCCGGCACCTCTGTCACCGAGGATCTGGCAGTAGAGGAATTACCCTACAGTCCATGGAGGAAGATGCAAGTCCAGCCAACCCAGCCAATAATTGAACAAGGACTGCCTATCCGAGGGCCCTTACAGAGTACATCAATGATTGTCATGGTCTATACCACCACTAGCGGATTGACACCGGCAGGACCCTTCCATTATGGATTCGTTCATAGAGTGATGTAATTTATGCAGGATTTCGAAACCATAGATTCCGCTTACCTCTCACCAAATCTATGGTCCATAATGGATTCGCTTGATGCCGAGTAGGTACTTCCCATGCTAGGGACAAATGACTCTATCAGGAATCAGCCGAGCTACTGTCAGACATGCAGGCTAGATTAAGCATGAGCTGGAGGACAACCGGGATGGATGGTGGGAGTTCATACGCTAATTGCTCCTTACGCAAAGACAAACCAGCGGGACGTCTTCAATTCAGGCAACAGCGATAAGAATTCGGCATTAAATGTTTCGAAAGACATTATTTTCATTCAACGGCTTCAGTAAGGAACAAGGGTCCCCGGCTCTGTCTTCCTAGTAATTTCCCCGATCTGTGTCATTGGCGTTGTctttccaccgccgccgaGGCGGTCTTCCCGAAACATTCGCGCCGTCAATCCAGCTTGTTGAAAGCCTTCAGTTCCACGCTAGTATCGTTTACTAACGATGGACTGACAGTCGCAGATCCCAGCTTTCCCCGTTCCCCGTTCCTCTCCACGCTTTCCCCGCTATGTATCCGACTTTCCCCAACCTGGGGGATCGCGGGTCAGACCACGCGTCTTCTGAACAGAAGGGACGAATCAGTTCAGGGGTCCCCTGGGACCGTTGTTTTACGTCGTTTGAAGTAGGATTGCATCTCCTGCGTCCAGCTGTCGATTGCCGACTTCAACGCGAGACAAGAAGGCCTCAAGTAAAGAGGAGAAATTGATTTGTTTATCGGGCAGGCATTGAAGACGCAAGGCTCACTGTTCGTTTCCAGTAGGATCGAGGTTAGCACCATTCGCCTGGCCTGTCATGCAACGGATTGTTCCTTGGGATATTCCCGGAAGCTTTTGGCGTACAAACCTGAGTCTGGCCATGACTCGGGAGACCCGTTGCGCGGAGTTGGTGATCGGAGAGACCGAGTGACGAACGCTTCTTGCTTTTTCGGACAAGTTCCGTTCAACTTGCGTCCTCATTCGACCGCTCATCCCTCGGTCTCGCGGGTTGCGAGTCAGTATATCAGTACGGGCttagagagagagaagaaactTCGCTCTCGTCGCTGTCTTGAACATCCTACTCAACCCGGTCCATGCCCGAATCCCCTTGCCCTCGCAGGGAGGACTTGTTGGTTGAGCAGCCACTTCTTAAGGTTAGTTACTAACGCTTGTAAACTCATAAGTATGAAACTGACTGTTCTGCTTCATCGTTTTGTGTTTATCTAGAATTGTCTGATATAAAGTCTCGACAGCCTTTAGAGATCAGGTTcccttgttcttgaagccGAGGATGGTTCTTCTTGGTTCTTCCTTGATTCTTCCTTGGGCGTACCGACATCTAAAGCAATAAGTTACGACAGCACGCAAAGCCTCAGCTTCAGTCCAAGACTCTGAGACCCTAAAGTCCAGAACTGAATATGGGGTATCTCCACATTTTCTCCAGGATATGACCGGCAAAACTTCGGGGTAACTCGACACCAAGAGAAGACGGGGGATACTCGAAAACACAATAGGAGGTACAAGCATACCTATAAGATCTCATGGGCAGCATTAAAGCCTGCTATGTTATTACGGGAATTTATACTGACGCTTGCACCATCTGCTGAGAAGCCATTCTTAGACGAAGACAACAAAGAAGCGACCAGGCTTATATAGGCTGTAGGCCACCGATTATATAATACTGCCTCAGTCATAAACAGAAAAATGACTGTACGGGAATCCCAGAAACCCGACAATGGGCAGCTGGCGGTCGTTTTTGAGACCCCATGGTGGAGTCCCCAATTGCGTCGTCTCAGTTTCTGCATAttgtccttgatcttcttttgTTAGTTATTCCCTCCTCCGCGACTACCAACTAAACTTATAAGTCTGACAATAATAGCTTCTTCAAATGGCTTTGACGGCTCTTTGGTCAATGGTCTCCAGTCATTAGACAGCTGGATGGGCTTTATGGGACAGCCGTCTGGTACGTGGTTGGGTCTAATAAATGCCGTCTACTCGCTAGGCGCACTGGTCTCAACCATCTTTGCTGCCTGGTGCAGTAACAGGTATGGTCGAAAGCAGTGCGTTTGGATAGGCATTGCTTTTATCCTCGCTGGTTCAATTCTGGGCGCCGCTGCTCCCAACGACACTGTCTACATAGTCTCCCGCGCTGTCATCGGCGTGAGCTCTGGGATGGTTAGCAATGCGCCTCCTCTGTTACTGAATGAGATTGCCTACCCCGCCCATCGGAGTATATCATCTTGTCTGTTCATGATTGGATACTACTTTGGGGCCGTCATTTCTTCTTGGGTTACGTTTGCAACTCGCACATACGCCTCCTCATGGTCATGGAGGCTGCCTACTCTCCTGCAGATGCTCTGCCCTCTGGTTGCTATTCCTGGGTTTCTTCTTACTCCTGAGAGCCCTCGGTGGCTGATTGGGCAGAACCGCGTGGAGGAAGCCCGTAAGGTGCTTGCGGATTTGCACGCAAGCGGTGACCTTACCGCACCCTTGGTCATAAAAGAAATTCATGAGATTCAAGAGGCGATTTCTACGGAGAGAGAATCTGCTGCGTCATCAAGTTATTCGGACATGATCACGACGCCCGGGAACCGTCATCGTCTCTTGATAACTGTGACGCTTGGTATCTTCTCTCAGTGGTCTGGCAACGGTGTTGTATCCTACTATCTGGCCATGGTGCTGGATACTGTCGGTGTAACGGCGACAAAAGACCAGCTACTTATATCCGGATGTCTCCAGATCTGGAACCTTATATTCGGCACCATTGGCGCCGTACTGGTCGAGCGGGCTGGTAGGCGTCCTTTGTTCCTGACATCCGCAGGTGTAATGCTTGTCAGTTATATTATCATTACCGGGCTCTCGGGTTCATTTGCATCCACTGGCTCCGCGCCGATGGGGACAGCAGTAATCCCGTTTATCTTCATTTACTTTGCAGGTTACGATATAGCTTTGTGAGCTCAATCCTTCTCGTTTTTATCTTCTTTTACTAGACCCGTGATCCTAATTTGCCGCAATAGAACCCCTTTGTTGGTCGCATACCCCTGTGAGATCTGGCCGTTCGCACTTCGATCCCGTGGTCTGAGTGTCGCCTGGTTCTCAGCAATCGGAGCATTGATTTTTAACACTTTCGTTAACCCCATCGCGCTGTCAGCTATCGGGTGGAGGTACTATTTCGTGTTTGTTGCTATCCTCATTTGCTACGGTCTCACGTCATGGTTCGTTTACCCTGAGACAAAAGGGTATAATCTAGAAAGTATATCCCATATTTTCGATGGCAATCACCAGCCTGGCCATGATTCGGAAAAGGCCACTTCATCTGAAGACTGTATTGAGAAGGTTCCCGAATCTCGTGAAGTGGAGCGCGTATAAGCGTGTATATGCGTGTGGAAGGTGTTCGACTAGATGGGAATATAATAAAATATGTACGTTATTCGTATCTAAAGACTCGTCAGTTACATATGAGCGCGAACCAGATGGACTAAATGTGGTGCTGAGGTGATTCCTGCACCACCCAATCGTATTGGCATGACGTACTTGGTTTAGTGTTCTCGAAATATATCACAACACTCAAAACTCCCCTCCAACATCTCCGCACAGCAACAATGTACGACAGAAATCCCCAAGGCAATCGGTCTAATCATCCAGAAATATAATGTCATACTACAACGCTCTCATACGCACTCATCACATCACCTCTCGAAAAAAGGTCTCCGCCCTAAAACGCGCCGCCGACTCTCTTAACGTTTTTGCTCTCCTCCGCTCCGGCGGCTGCCCGGGAATAATGTACATCGAGGCAAAGGACAAGGACGCTGTCGAGTCGTGGGTTAGCGTGGTTCGAAATCTGCGGTATAAGGACTTTCAGCTTGTGAGTCGGCCGGCTTGCGTGGTAATTGAGGAGGATTTTATGAAGGTGGAGGGGAAACAGAAGAACGATGcccaaagaagaggaaaggcgTTCTTAGATGCTgggctggaggaggtggagagTGTCAAAGAGTTTGGGGACTTGATGGCGCAGAGGGGGGTTTGGcagtggtggaggaagaggatggggtATGTTCGCGGAGATTGAGCCAGATTCTTTTGTCTGTACGCCGTCAATTCAGTGCGCATCCACGATCTGCCATTACAAAGGATTTGCTACTGCTTTTGGAACACCAATCGTTCTGCAATAGCGGTTCAAACGGGCGAATGCGAGATATGTGACAAGTCATATATATGAAGGGATGCATTGACGTTGTTCTGGTCAGGCTATATGCATGTTCTGGCCTAAGTCAGCCCACAGCATGGGTACTTCTGGATTCAATGATAAGGCAGCCACGGGCCTCGTTTGATTTTTTGTGATCGAGCATCCCGGATCCTGCAACCAAATTTTCCCCGTGCATGTCTCAAACGCGTTGGACAGGGCAGTCTGGTCAGTCCAGCCATTTATAAAGTCTCCGTGCAAGCCATATCCAACCCGGTCGCCTGTTGCATATAGCAAGTTGTGATAATCTGGAAAGGGCGCCGTGTTGAAAACAAATTCAACGAAGATGGAAAAGATCGCTACGGGATGAGACTCGGGGCAGACGCCTTTATTATAGTCCCCAAATGCGGGATATGCCATCTACGGAAGATATGAGCTTTAGAAAAACATCCAATTGACACAAAGAGAATTTCACATGGCCCTTGTGGTTCGAACTATCGAGGTTCTCGCCATCCCAGCAAGACGGAAAAAATACCTGTCACCTCAGCTTCTCGCAGGGCT carries:
- the pgxB gene encoding protein pgxB (transcript_id=CADANIAT00007978) translates to MRLHFLPLVALCATTASSLAFDSSTSQPPGAQVYSVNDAAGLKRIGAHHPKYHDRRTVTIRSSHNDTDDVSADFLWGIRRANHGGRLLLKKGQKYVIGRKLDLSFLDNVEVQLDGELKFTDDVPYWQENNFYYDFQKSISFWRWGGHDVRIFGRGTLNGNGQRWYNEFAGQEILDPDNTYYRPILFVAENATRLSVEGITELNSPCWTNFLVNSKDISFDNVFINAYSTNASAEPKNTDGFDSLNVNGLSVTNTRVDIGDDCFSPKPNTTNIFVQNLWCNNTHGVSMGSIGQYPGVLDIIEHAYIENVTLLNGENGARLKAWAGEDVGYGRINNITYKNIHVENTDYPIVLDQCYFNIPADECASYPSQVNVTNIVFENVYGTSSGAEGNVVAELICSPNAICEDIKLKGINLTTPEGEKGVVVCDGISGGVGVECQSSE
- a CDS encoding cytochrome and DOMON domain-containing protein (transcript_id=CADANIAT00007979) gives rise to the protein MKYSIFSAKALVLGLCSFVGAHIDTFSPGGQSDIFYSITAPRSTVSTGSGPIFFQIRAPTTLQWVALGQGTQMTGADIFVLYSSSSSNVTLSPRLGTGHVPPRYNPSAKISLLEGSGIQNGVMTANVRCDTCNYLASSPWIFAYRDGTSLDSESPEAEISIHNDFGSTNVALANAVSTMDNPFLDYDPRDPLNQPSEVGGGARSNARMLIAHGFIMSIAFVLLFPFFGLLVAIPMRGVVAKVHAPLQIFTLSSVIAGMGLGLKMGTDGDILDHAHPILGLIVVGLLILLQPAMGLLQHLHFRRTGKKSYFSVLHRWLGRLAIILGVITGGLGFKLVGIDSSPYTPKSAVIAYSVIAGVMGLVYVAVQVLRTIREGARSNRDLYGRKAAEGSTDAGTNSQDA
- a CDS encoding uncharacterized protein (transcript_id=CADANIAT00007980), whose product is MTVRESQKPDNGQLAVVFETPWWSPQLRRLSFCILSLIFFSSSNGFDGSLVNGLQSLDSWMGFMGQPSGALVSTIFAAWCSNRYGRKQCVWIGIAFILAGSILGAAAPNDTVYIVSRAVIGVSSGMVSNAPPLLLNEIAYPAHRSISSCLFMIGYYFGAVISSWVTFATRTYASSWSWRLPTLLQMLCPLVAIPGFLLTPESPRWLIGQNRVEEARKVLADLHASGDLTAPLVIKEIHEIQEAISTERESAASSSYSDMITTPGNRHRLLITVTLGIFSQWSGNGVVSYYLAMVLDTVGVTATKDQLLISGCLQIWNLIFGTIGAVLVERAGRRPLFLTSAGVMLVSYIIITGLSGSFASTGSAPMGTAVIPFIFIYFAGYDIALTPLLVAYPCEIWPFALRSRGLSVAWFSAIGALIFNTFVNPIALSAIGWRYYFVFVAILICYGLTSWFVYPETKGYNLESISHIFDGNHQPGHDSEKATSSEDCIEKVPESREVERV
- a CDS encoding uncharacterized protein (transcript_id=CADANIAT00007981) encodes the protein MSYYNALIRTHHITSRKKVSALKRAADSLNVFALLRSGGCPGIMYIEAKDKDAVESWVSVVRNLRYKDFQLVSRPACVVIEEDFMKVEGKQKNDAQRRGKAFLDAGLEEVESVKEFGDLMAQRGVWQWWRKRMGYVRGD